A genome region from Anolis carolinensis isolate JA03-04 chromosome 6, rAnoCar3.1.pri, whole genome shotgun sequence includes the following:
- the abhd4 gene encoding (Lyso)-N-acylphosphatidylethanolamine lipase isoform X2 encodes MSHLKNVEARILQCLQNRFVTRYVSLPNQAKVWTVSLSPERGKGRTPLVMVHGFGGGIGLWILNLDYLSNHRPVHAFDLLGFGRSSRPRFSRDAQEAEEEFVSSIESWRKEMGIPNMILLGHSLGGFLAASYSLQHPERVKHLILVDPWGFPTRPTDPAQIRTPPTWVKAVATVLGRSNPLAVLRAAGPWGPGLVQRFRPDFKQKFADFFDDDTISEYIYHCNAQTPSGEAGFKAMTEAFGWARRPMLERIHLVRRDLPITLIYGANSWIDTSTGEKVKDLRPESYVCDIAIPGASHHVYADQPHAFNAAVEQVCDSVD; translated from the exons ATGTCGCACCTCAAGAATGTAGAAGCTCGGATCCTCCAGT GCCTCCAGAACCGATTTGTGACCCGGTATGTCTCCCTTCCCAACCAGGCCAAGGTCTGGACGGTGTCCCTTTCTCCAGAAAGGGGCAAAGGGCGCACTCCGCTGGTGATGGTACACGGTTTTGGCGGAGGCATTGGGCTCTGGATCCTCAACTTAGATTACCTAAGCAACCATCGTCCTGTCCACGCTTTCGACCTCCTCGGCTTTGGACGCAGCTCCCGGCCCCGCTTCTCCCGTGACGCCCAAGAGGCCGAGGAGGAGTTTGTCAGCTCCATTGAGTCCTGGCGTAAGGAGATGGGCATCCCCAACATGATTCTGCTCGGCCACAGTCTTGGGGGCTTCTTGGCTGCCTCCTACAGCTTGCAACACCCAGAGAG AGTGAAACATCTAATCCTCGTAGACCCCTGGGGCTTCCCAACACGACCAACTGACCCCGCTCAGATCCGTACCCCTCCAACCTGGGTCAAGGCTGTGGCAACTGTGCTGGGACGGTCGAACCCTCTGGCTGTGCTGCGGGCAGCTGGACCGTGGG GTCCTGGACTAGTGCAGCGCTTCCGTCCAGATTTTAAGCAGAAGTTTGCCGATTTCTTTGACGATGATACCATCTCGGAATACATCTACCACTGCAATGCTCAAACACCCAG TGGCGAGGCAGGGTTTAAGGCCATGACAGAGGCGTTCGGCTGGGCCCGACGTCCCATGCTGGAGCGCATCCACCTGGTTCGCCGCGACTTGCCTATCACCCTCATCTACGGTGCCAATTCCTGGATTGATACCAGCACTGGGGAGAAAGTCAAGGACCTGCGACCAGAAAGCTATGTTTGTGACATA GCTATTCCGGGTGCCTCCCACCATGTCTACGCCGACCAGCCCCATGCTTTCAATGCTGCTGTGGAACAGGTCTGTGACTCTGTTGACTGA
- the abhd4 gene encoding (Lyso)-N-acylphosphatidylethanolamine lipase isoform X1, which yields MEEDLEQASQGWLGGWLPAWRPTSMSHLKNVEARILQCLQNRFVTRYVSLPNQAKVWTVSLSPERGKGRTPLVMVHGFGGGIGLWILNLDYLSNHRPVHAFDLLGFGRSSRPRFSRDAQEAEEEFVSSIESWRKEMGIPNMILLGHSLGGFLAASYSLQHPERVKHLILVDPWGFPTRPTDPAQIRTPPTWVKAVATVLGRSNPLAVLRAAGPWGPGLVQRFRPDFKQKFADFFDDDTISEYIYHCNAQTPSGEAGFKAMTEAFGWARRPMLERIHLVRRDLPITLIYGANSWIDTSTGEKVKDLRPESYVCDIAIPGASHHVYADQPHAFNAAVEQVCDSVD from the exons ATGGAGGAAGACCTTGAGCAGGC GTCCCAAGGTTGGTTAGGGGGCTGGCTCCCTGCCTGGCGTCCTACCTCCATGTCGCACCTCAAGAATGTAGAAGCTCGGATCCTCCAGT GCCTCCAGAACCGATTTGTGACCCGGTATGTCTCCCTTCCCAACCAGGCCAAGGTCTGGACGGTGTCCCTTTCTCCAGAAAGGGGCAAAGGGCGCACTCCGCTGGTGATGGTACACGGTTTTGGCGGAGGCATTGGGCTCTGGATCCTCAACTTAGATTACCTAAGCAACCATCGTCCTGTCCACGCTTTCGACCTCCTCGGCTTTGGACGCAGCTCCCGGCCCCGCTTCTCCCGTGACGCCCAAGAGGCCGAGGAGGAGTTTGTCAGCTCCATTGAGTCCTGGCGTAAGGAGATGGGCATCCCCAACATGATTCTGCTCGGCCACAGTCTTGGGGGCTTCTTGGCTGCCTCCTACAGCTTGCAACACCCAGAGAG AGTGAAACATCTAATCCTCGTAGACCCCTGGGGCTTCCCAACACGACCAACTGACCCCGCTCAGATCCGTACCCCTCCAACCTGGGTCAAGGCTGTGGCAACTGTGCTGGGACGGTCGAACCCTCTGGCTGTGCTGCGGGCAGCTGGACCGTGGG GTCCTGGACTAGTGCAGCGCTTCCGTCCAGATTTTAAGCAGAAGTTTGCCGATTTCTTTGACGATGATACCATCTCGGAATACATCTACCACTGCAATGCTCAAACACCCAG TGGCGAGGCAGGGTTTAAGGCCATGACAGAGGCGTTCGGCTGGGCCCGACGTCCCATGCTGGAGCGCATCCACCTGGTTCGCCGCGACTTGCCTATCACCCTCATCTACGGTGCCAATTCCTGGATTGATACCAGCACTGGGGAGAAAGTCAAGGACCTGCGACCAGAAAGCTATGTTTGTGACATA GCTATTCCGGGTGCCTCCCACCATGTCTACGCCGACCAGCCCCATGCTTTCAATGCTGCTGTGGAACAGGTCTGTGACTCTGTTGACTGA